The proteins below are encoded in one region of Zerene cesonia ecotype Mississippi chromosome 26, Zerene_cesonia_1.1, whole genome shotgun sequence:
- the LOC119837215 gene encoding uncharacterized protein LOC119837215, with product MLLLLLLFQQTTADLPQAPSITKNITSCPDVGYFFQRDVIPNAIELGPCLLCFCRDPQSAVCWRRERSRCDTKSYKHYGIRETRVKRSPAFTDIFFRDAARDIFDKRISEQCKPYESSFSEGCPPADWCIGCTVCDCDANGRWDCHILSFCPNKNGKKQENKQKVPFKKRIVKRNDKGNGKSGWTKKAPNVKSTKPMKKPKKQYKPPSKKPSVKKPNARKNNMKNNKNKKIPYMNKTQRKPKKPTKTKPANRKFMNKKPSPHELSKKSYRSALQNVKHKNDTYKLAEAIVKRVMSKVDKIMSDSKMRNQNAAKGKVVQKRSMQKHYHHKKPTQAKSKKAKQNKTMKKVNKKPWNKKVTLKKQTGKPSKGKRQKRSVTLSDNNHNVVGPTPTPNELQNFTEIKFMKDVIRNSTTISSQPINYYRYDINTDEKTFTLNNITSTTFDGNSNMEYNNDARVNSSNSGCTKGNTTIGMYLMKPVASKYNDTIYDGWEDHNETLTKQNLNHSINTNKKFIHRYQNIAKKTNSPGNCKLKRIFKEFFFGLHSNNTEEVKAKVKSVDILSVLKNLLKNIFDKKKSRSKKYIKETSQQKNILNSLCKNFGACHPDLKDKALKSKLKHLKQEIYDILKIVRSIKGLLYLLNNKDNVTLNTCQKNDIEKLKVILREHYLIDPTLFNVTETQRIQVNYIKQNAQEFVKSLEKFAFTLSDILNIIEKQHKYKDKNYIRPSRCTKNVTKQNSVQKTDDKINRLKKLLLSYNLVQNRFMSKMYDALLSLQGNVNDTNIKHVEKKVINSTVDAYSESVIRNLKKLKNLSQRLNPKKRLKREAMGDEDAIEYLLMLMEYLLKQNKPVDVTPVKDGIDLLLDAIKNAPDIKLLRNNVAKFKPVRPIPTRTTESSENDSKTLNTVENKIMNGDDNIIKTVESFGDDHEESMKFIKIDKYVTPAYDSNVNIYNPRHYNIKGEEVGDTFPVYISTKQESTSKGDNFEDKLVKSKYDIFNADAEEEYDGIEASTKKSITEAMKIDDYKFQIEIDKEKEKLRHNIETDIKIDRDETKTTIDANIKDDREQISPKLDWVEDTMDQDVKMSSPVTESTTKQTTESRRTHKARLVTRTSKKRTDKYANPVSGMSSEEIDTKKQNKKSTDVVRVKPMDLFNSLDYNTDKMEIESDSKEDKNDAFSDFV from the exons ttttcgACAAGCGAATTAGCGAACAATGCAAGCCTTATGAGTCGAGTTTCAGCGAAGGATGTCCTCCAG CGGATTGGTGTATAGGTTGCACAGTATGCGACTGCGACGCTAACGGACGATGGGATTGTCATATACTAAGTTTCTGCCCGAATA AAAACGGCAAGAAACAAGAGAACAAGCAGAAAGTACcattcaaaaaaagaattgtCAAGAGGAATGATAAAGGTAATGGGAAATCGGGTTGGACAAAAAAGGCGCCGAATGTAAAAAGTACTAAACCTATGAAGAAAcctaaaaaacaatataaaccaCCGTCTAAAAAGCCTTCAGTGAAAAAGCCAAAcgcaagaaaaaataatatgaaaaataacaaaaacaagaaaataccttACATGAACAAAACTCAAAGAAAACCGAAAAAGCcaacaaaaactaaaccggCAAACAGaaagtttatgaataaaaagccTTCTCCTCatgaattatcaaaaaaatccTACCGAAGTGCTCTACAGAACGTAAAACACAAAAACGATACATACAAGCTAGCAGAAGCAATTGTTAAAAGAGTTATGTCTAAAGTAGACAAAATTATGTCTGACAGTAAAATGAGAAATCAAAATGCAGCTAAAGGTAAAGTAGTTCAAAAACGATCAATGCAAAAACATTATCACCATAAGAAGCCAACACAAGCAAAATCCAAGAAGGCCAAGCAAAACAAAACTatgaaaaaagttaataaaaaaccatGGAATAAGAAAGTGACGTTGAAAAAGCAAACGGGAAAGCCGAGCAAGGGAAAGAGACAAAAAAGGAGCGTTACATTATCAGACAATAACCACAATGTTGTTG ggCCCACACCAACGCCAAACGAATTGCAAAACttcacagaaataaaattcatgaaaGATGTAATTCGTAATTCAACCACTATATCGTCCCaaccaattaattattacagatatgatataaatactgatgaaaaaacattcacattaaataatatcacgaGTACAACATTCGATGGAAACAGTAATatggaatataataatgatgcaCGGGTCAATTCGAGTAATTCTGGGTGTACAAAAGGTAACACTACAATTGGTATGTACTTAATGAAACCAGTAGCTTCAAAGTATAATGATACCATTTATGATGGATGGGAAGATCACAATGaaacattaacaaaacaaaatttgaatcattcaataaatacaaacaagaaATTCATCCATAGATACCAGAACATTGCCAAGAAAACTAATTCCCCGGggaattgtaaattaaaaaggatttttaaagaatttttcttCGGTCTACATTCGAATAATACCGAAGAAGTTAAAGCCAAAGTGAAGAGCGTGGACATATTGTCCGTGCTGaaaaatttgttgaaaaacatttttgacaaAAAGAAAAGCAGAAGCAAGAAATACATAAAGGAAACATCACAAcagaaaaatattcttaattcaCTATGCAAAAACTTCGGTGCATGTCATCCCGACTTAAAAGACAAAGCATTGAAATCGAAATTGAAACATTTGAAACAGGAGATATATgatattcttaaaattgtCAGAAGTATTAAAGgcttgttatatttattgaacaacAAAGACAATGTTACTTTAAATACATGTCAAAAGAATGATATTGAGAAATTAAAGGTAATTTTAAGGGAACATTACCTAATAGATCCAACTCTTTTTAATGTAACGGAGACACAACGCATTCaagttaattatatcaaacaaaacgCTCAGGAATTTGTAAAGTCACTCGAAAAGTTTGCCTTCACACTGAGTGACATtctgaatataatagaaaagcaacataaatataaggataaaaattatattagacCTTCACGATGTAccaaaaatgtaacaaaacaaaacagtgTTCAAAAAActgatgataaaataaatcgattaaaGAAATTGCTGCTGAGTTACAATTTAGTTCAGAATAGGTTTATGTCAAAAATGTACGATGCTTTATTAAGTTTACAAGGAAATGTAAACGATACAAATATCAAAcatgtagaaaaaaaagtaattaattcaaCTGTCGACGCTTATTCTGAAAGTGTAATTAGAAATCTGAAGAAACTTAAGAATTTAAGTCAGAGATTGAACCCTAAAAAGCGGCTGAAAAGAGAAGCAATGGGAGATGAAGACGCTATtgagtatttattaatgcttATGGAATATTTACTTAAGCAGAATAAGCCTGTAGATGTGACTCcag TAAAGGATGgaattgatttattgttaGATGCTATCAAAAACGCTCCtgatattaaacttttaagaaataatgttgCCAAATTTAAACCAGTGCGACCAATCCCTACGCGAACCACGGAGTCGTCAGAAAATGATTCGAAAACTTTAAATacggttgaaaataaaataatgaatggtgatgacaatattattaagaccGTCGAATCATTTGGTGACGATCATGAGGAAAGTatgaagtttattaaaattgacaaaTACGTTACACCTGCATATGATTCAAATGTTAACATATATAATCCCAgacattacaatataaaaggtGAAGAAGTAGGCGACACGTTTCCTGTATATATAAGCACTAAACAAGAATCAACGAGTAAAGGCGATAATTTTGAAGATAAATTAGTGAAAAGCAAATACGACATTTTTAATGCTGATGCCGAAGAAGAGTATGACGGTATAGAGGCTTCAACTAAAAAGTCAATCACAGAGGCAATGAAAATTGACGACTATAAGTTTCAAATAGAAATCgataaagaaaaggaaaaacTACGGCATAATATTGaaacagatataaaaatagacagaGATGAAACTAAAACAACAATCGACGCTAATATTAAAGACGACAGAGAACAAATTAGCCCAAAGTTAGACTGGGTTGAAGATACAATGGATCAGGATGTTAAAATGTCATCTCCAGTAACCGAatcaacaacaaaacaaactacAGAATCTCGTCGCACACACAAGGCTCGACTTGTTACTCGAACAAGTAAGAAACGCACGGACAAGTATGCAAACCCAGTTAGTGGCATGTCTAGTGAGGAAATAGATACgaaaaagcaaaacaaaaagaGCACAGATGTCGTAAGGGTGAAGCCAATGGATCTCTTTAATTCATTGGATTATAATACAGACAAAATGGAAATCGAGTCAGATTCCAAGGAAGATAAAAATGATGCTTTTTCTGACTtcgtataa
- the LOC119836992 gene encoding uncharacterized protein LOC119836992, which produces MFRKVRRKMCFSFTLLLFISLSNALPKALDFPENINSNNDIDNDIIDFDDEYSLKYNKKYDSASWNTNDYNKDSYRYTIDKYSKDDQDKKKLNNKNNDTDSVSVTTESEDLSVIPIELITTTENESYVETTTQYDLTVIPLSSTDKATPLVLNDTLIFPMSTEKSEDYNNTTEFFELTTKSINSEPTTTSVSNSSTPIITESKLDNTTVSFTSESSTIISQNETDSNKTASTTTEIVDRDIESGELFEDVPVFTELDTEEQDVPEDYYDSKDIVPTPAPKTDALSVIFGFAGSVVEGVVESVAERLFPKTIYDLFKRMQKQNEALEAEKLRSREENGGIGHFTRGVIKSISTGLSKPFSQLMAGARDIGSLDSDRGFVSSLASGVTSVANVANSMVDMFKDRVQAIYPGTVWCGDGRSAQARSGDLGLFFFTDTCCRQHDACKLYIGAGETRFGLTNTGLFTRSHCSCDAKFRLCLKQTNSLVSAQIGLTYFNVLGPQCFRRAHPIVKCVRRTRITGQKCEEYELDYTKPKMWQWFDNDTF; this is translated from the exons ATGTTCCGCAAGGTGAGACGGAAGATGTGCTTCTCCTTCACActccttttatttataagtctGTCGAACGCTCTACCCAAAGCGTTGGATTTCCCAGAAAATATCAATTCTAATAACGATATTGATAATGATATCATCGACTTCGACGATGAGTACTcattgaaatacaataaaaaatacgatagTGCATCATGGAATACAAATGATTATAACAAAGATTCATACAGATATACCATTGATAAATATTCCAAAGATGACCAagataaaaagaaactaaacaataaaaacaatgacaCAGACAGCGTTTCTGTTACAACAGAATCGGAAGACTTAAGTGTTATTCCAATAGAATTAATAACAACCACAGAAAATGAAAGCTACGTTGAAACAACGACACAATATGATTTAACTGTAATTCCTTTATCTTCTACTGATAAAGCTACACCTCTAGTCCTAAATGATACATTAATTTTCCCAATGTCTACTGAGAAATCAGAAGATTATAACAATACAACTGAATTTTTTGAACTTACAACAAAATCAATTAACAGCGAACCTACAACAACTAGTGTTAGTAATTCATCTACTCCAATAATAACAGAATCTAAACTGGATAATACGACAGTTTCATTTACTTCAGAATCAAGTACAATTATATCACAAAATGAAActgattcaaataaaactgcTAGTACCACTACAGAAATTGTTGATAGAGATATAGAAAGTGGAGAGTTATTCGAAGATGTGCCCGTATTTACAGAATTAGACACAGAAGAGCAAGACGTTCCAGAAGATTATTATGATTCAAAAGATATTGTGCCAACACCAGCACCGAAGACAGATGCTTTGTCGGTGATCTTTGGTTTTGCTGGAAGCGTCGTGGAAGGTGTGGTCGAGAGTGTAGCTGAACGACTGTTTcctaaaacaatttatgatttatttaagcGGATGCAGAAACAAAACGAAGCGTTAGAAGCGGAGAAGTTGAGGAGTAGAGAGGAGAATGGTGGAATAG GTCATTTCACGAGAGGTGTCATCAAATCAATATCAACTGGTCTCAGTAAGCCCTTTAGCCAGCTAATGGCCGGAGCTCGCGACATCGGATCCCTTGACAGTGACAGAGGCTTCGTCAGCAGTTTAGCGTCGGGAGTGACAAGTGTTGCCAATGTTGCTAATTCTATGGTGGATATGTTTAAGGATCGCGTACAGGCGATATATCCAG GTACCGTGTGGTGCGGGGACGGGCGCTCGGCGCAGGCGCGCTCCGGCGACCTGGGGCTGTTCTTCTTCACGGATACCTGCTGCAGGCAGCACGACGCCTGCAAGCTGTACATTGGGGCTGGCGAGACCAGGTTCGGCCTCACCAACACTGGATTGTTTACCAG GTCGCACTGCAGCTGCGACGCCAAGTTCCGGCTGTGCCTGAAGCAGACGAACTCGCTGGTGTCCGCGCAGATCGGGCTCACCTACTTCAACGTGCTCGGGCCGCAGTGCTTCCGCAGAGCGCACCCCATCGTCAAGTGCGTGAGGCGGACGAG GATAACAGGTCAGAAGTGCGAGGAGTACGAATTGGACTACACCAAGCCGAAAATGTGGCAGTGGTTCGACAATGACACTTTCTAA